Proteins encoded within one genomic window of Rhodoflexus caldus:
- a CDS encoding Acg family FMN-binding oxidoreductase, with product METLLQITPVLTEILNCAIKAPSGHNTQPWRFVVHNEKSITIHPDFTRALPVVDADHHELYISLGCALENLLIAAHHYGYYADVSCEKDALQQTFIRVDLLESDAVPQDPLFAYIPLRQSTRNEYEDMQIPSRDLAQLQNCFHFSDVGLHMFTSPNAMAEVVPFVMEGIKRQFENPQFIDELVSWFRFSESEAEECKDGLQMDVMGLPNMGKWIGKVVMKNFVSAESESRRWKELLHRSAGLALFTAQENTAENWIRVGRAFQRFALTATKLRISYAHVNMPCEEADVRDALRAHFRLEGIPMLLIRIGYSERMSYSLRRPLEDVVDVVLPDE from the coding sequence ATGGAAACACTCCTGCAAATTACCCCTGTATTGACCGAGATTTTGAATTGTGCCATTAAAGCGCCTTCCGGTCATAATACGCAACCTTGGCGCTTTGTGGTACACAATGAAAAGTCAATAACAATCCATCCTGATTTTACGCGGGCACTGCCTGTGGTAGATGCAGACCATCATGAGCTATACATCAGTTTGGGTTGTGCTTTGGAGAACTTGCTGATTGCTGCGCATCACTACGGCTATTATGCAGATGTTTCTTGCGAAAAAGATGCTTTGCAACAAACGTTCATCAGGGTGGATTTGCTGGAGTCGGATGCAGTTCCGCAAGACCCGTTGTTTGCCTACATCCCGCTGCGGCAGTCCACCAGAAATGAGTACGAGGACATGCAAATCCCCTCACGCGATTTGGCACAGTTGCAAAACTGTTTTCATTTTTCAGATGTAGGCTTGCACATGTTTACTTCGCCAAATGCGATGGCAGAGGTCGTCCCTTTTGTGATGGAAGGAATCAAGCGGCAGTTTGAGAATCCGCAGTTTATAGATGAGCTTGTCAGTTGGTTTCGTTTTTCGGAAAGCGAAGCAGAGGAATGCAAAGACGGTTTGCAAATGGATGTGATGGGCTTGCCGAACATGGGTAAATGGATTGGCAAAGTGGTGATGAAAAACTTTGTGTCGGCAGAAAGTGAAAGCCGGCGATGGAAGGAATTGCTGCACCGTTCGGCAGGTTTGGCTTTGTTTACGGCACAAGAAAACACAGCGGAAAATTGGATACGCGTCGGCAGGGCATTTCAGCGTTTCGCGCTGACTGCCACTAAGTTGCGCATCAGCTATGCGCATGTAAATATGCCTTGCGAAGAGGCCGATGTTCGCGATGCTTTGCGTGCACATTTTCGGCTCGAGGGCATTCCCATGCTGCTGATTCGCATTGGTTATTCAGAGCGGATGTCCTACTCGCTGCGCCGCCCCTTAGAGGATGTGGTAGATGTCGTATTGCCCGATGAATAG
- a CDS encoding acyl-CoA thioesterase, with amino-acid sequence MFTSQTEVRVRYAHTDQMGYVYYGNYAAFFEIARVESLRSIGLSYKELEAAGIMMPVYENYSRYIAPAGFDELLTIKVFIKELPSVKITFHYEIYNEAAQLIHTGHTVLVFINRESRRPCRAPRELVEALKPYFSA; translated from the coding sequence TTACAAGCCAGACCGAAGTGCGCGTGCGCTATGCCCATACCGACCAGATGGGCTATGTTTATTACGGCAACTATGCCGCTTTTTTTGAAATTGCTCGCGTGGAGTCGCTTCGCAGTATTGGTTTGAGTTATAAGGAATTGGAAGCCGCCGGCATTATGATGCCTGTGTATGAAAATTATTCGCGCTATATCGCACCGGCAGGTTTTGATGAATTGCTGACTATCAAAGTTTTTATCAAAGAGTTGCCTTCGGTAAAAATTACTTTCCACTACGAAATTTATAATGAAGCGGCGCAATTGATTCACACCGGACACACGGTGCTCGTATTTATCAACCGCGAAAGCCGCCGCCCGTGCCGCGCACCTCGGGAGCTTGTGGAAGCGTTGAAACCCTACTTTAGTGCCTGA